A genomic stretch from Rubripirellula reticaptiva includes:
- a CDS encoding ROK family protein — protein MADNEKNIWIGFDLGGTKMLAIAYDDQWKELGRRRRKTRGRDTSDSGAQRIVSTITRLLEENKLDKANLAGIGIGCPGPIDLKKGSILTTPNLGWDDVEIGSLLKKEFGCPVVVLNDVDAGVFGEYQFGSGKGSRCVVGIFPGTGVGGGCVYEGKILQGAGISCMEIGHTRISSSNRASGITMSGTVESESSRLTIAAEAAKAAFRGDAPYLAKKTGTDLTEIRSGAIADAIENGDKSIKKLVEGAAETIGLAVVNIVHILAPDKIILGGGLVEAMESLIVDTVKKTAKANVMSVYKDRFEVVAAKLGDDAGVLGAAAWAKEQIQAVKPSEG, from the coding sequence ATGGCCGATAACGAAAAAAACATTTGGATCGGATTCGACTTAGGCGGCACGAAGATGCTGGCAATTGCCTATGACGACCAGTGGAAGGAACTCGGTCGCCGACGCCGAAAGACTCGTGGCCGTGATACATCCGATAGTGGTGCCCAGCGGATCGTGTCGACGATCACTCGGCTTCTCGAAGAAAACAAACTCGACAAAGCCAACTTGGCAGGCATCGGAATTGGCTGTCCCGGACCGATCGATTTGAAGAAGGGCTCCATCTTGACCACTCCCAATCTGGGCTGGGATGACGTCGAAATCGGCAGCTTGCTGAAGAAAGAATTCGGCTGTCCTGTGGTCGTTCTGAACGACGTTGACGCGGGTGTTTTCGGCGAATACCAGTTCGGATCCGGAAAAGGATCTCGCTGTGTCGTTGGCATTTTCCCTGGCACGGGCGTCGGTGGCGGTTGTGTGTACGAAGGCAAGATTCTGCAGGGTGCCGGCATTAGCTGCATGGAGATCGGCCACACCCGCATCAGCAGTAGCAATCGCGCAAGCGGCATTACGATGTCGGGCACGGTCGAATCCGAATCAAGCCGCTTAACGATCGCAGCCGAGGCCGCCAAAGCTGCGTTCCGCGGCGATGCTCCCTACTTGGCAAAAAAAACGGGAACGGATCTGACCGAAATCCGTAGTGGTGCGATCGCTGATGCGATCGAAAATGGCGATAAGTCGATCAAGAAACTGGTGGAGGGCGCCGCCGAGACGATCGGTTTAGCCGTCGTCAATATCGTCCACATCCTGGCGCCTGACAAAATCATTTTGGGCGGTGGACTCGTCGAAGCCATGGAGAGCCTGATCGTTGACACCGTCAAGAAAACGGCCAAAGCAAACGTGATGAGCGTCTACAAAGATCGCTTTGAAGTCGTCGCAGCAAAATTGGGCGACGACGCAGGCGTGCTAGGCGCGGCGGCGTGGGCCAAGGAACAAATCCAGGCGGTTAAACCGTCCGAGGGTTAA